The following DNA comes from Syngnathoides biaculeatus isolate LvHL_M chromosome 18, ASM1980259v1, whole genome shotgun sequence.
TGTGCCAGAGTGCTGAGGTCATTCCCTTGCAGGAAGAGCTCCTCCAACGCCTGCAGAGTACCTTCCCCGAGGAAAAGTATCTGTAGGGAGTTATAGCTAAAGTTGACAATCTTGGCTGTGGGAAGGAGGTCTTTGTCAGTGACAGAAAATGAGATGATACAGTTGTTGCTCACGTTCAGGACCTCCAGTGACATCATGGTGTTAAAGAAGGATTGCGGCAAGCCTGTGAGCCGGTTGTAACTTAAGTCTAAGTGTTTCAGGTGAGTCAAAACTGTCTCAGGCATCTTTGTGTCGGCCATGTCCATCACTTCGACACTCTGCAGGCGGTTGCGCGACAAGTCCAGATGTTGGATAGTGTTGTTTGTGGGCAGCAGCGGGAAGTAAGGCAATTTGTTTTCACTGAGATCAAGAAAGGCGAGGTGGTACGGCTCAGCCGATCTGGTACTCTGGAAGAGCTCCAGGCTGTTCCTGCTGAGGTTCAGTGCTCTCAGGCGGCTGAGATTGAAGTCCGTGATGCAAGTGATGGAGTTCTTGGATAGGTCCAGTTCACTCAAGCCATCAAGAGAGTCAAAGGCGCCGTCTTCGATCTCCAAAATTACGTTGTTGTGCAGGCTGATCTTCCTCAGGGACAACGCACCGCTGAAAGTGTTTTGCGCAATCTTGGTGATGCTGTTGCTGTTCAGTGAGAGCTCCACAAGTGAAGGAGAATCATTGAGAAAGAAATCTGACATCGCTGTGTATAAGCCATTACTGGAGAGATCCAGAGACTTCACAGCTGAAAGGGGTCCGATGTGAATTTTAGCCTGAGCAAACACATTGAGACGATTCCCGGACAGATCCAGGACCTTAAGGTCCCTCATTTCTTCAAAAAGTCCGGGCTGAATGAAGTGAATCTTGTTGCCGTGCAAGTCCAGGTGACGGAGGCCCATGTGGTCAGCGAGACTGTCGCGACTGAGATTCTGCAGCTGGTTGTGTGAGAGGTCCAGCACTTGGACACCTGACGGGAGGTTGGCGGGGGCACTGGTGAGGCTCAAATCACTGCAGGCCACACTCGTCCCCACCTGCcgacacagacaaacacacacagcgtGTTGGTGAGATCATGGCGAGAAAATAGCAAAACATGTTCAAAGTCTACTTTTGATTTACGAGGGTTTGTGGTATGTGAGGAGGTTAATCGGTCCAAAGAAAACTCtgtaaatcttttattttgctgtttggAGACACAACACCATATGAGTGCTTCTCATCTCCTTCAGCCAAGATCTCTCAGATGAATCCAGAGGGAAATTCCAGTAAGAACTAGCGACAAAAGAAAGTACCTGTATCACTACAAAGTAACTCTTTGTTGATAAGTCTCTATCCCCCGGGACAAACTATTATACCTATTGAGTTTATAATTAGAAACACATGGCCCCCGCTCCATCCACcattcaccaccaccacccagcCGTCGCCCCCCTTCAGTCCAAAAACAGCCCATAAAACTGCCTCCATCTCCGATTTCTCACTAAGGCCTTTCGGATTCTCGGCATACTTGCGGTTTAGATGAAAAGCTGCTCGTTGCTTACAGGCcgatgtaaataaataaagactaCCTATCTTGTGAAACGTCCTCCCTGCGTAAAAGGTCAACGCTCCTTATGTGGATTACGTTCGCATGTTCAATGATTAGTTGTTCCTTCCACAGGTCCACTCATTTTCTGTTCTGCATTTTCATCACAGGGCATTGATTGGTTGTTTTGACTTTATTTTGAACCAAAGGTGATGAGTGGTTGGGTTCTTTAGCATCCCAAAATAACAAGCAAGTGAATTTCCGCGTCCCCGCAGGAGTTTCAAACACGTGCCCCACAGTGGAGGTGAGGGGCTAAAGGGACCATAT
Coding sequences within:
- the lrrc32 gene encoding transforming growth factor beta activator LRRC32 isoform X2 → MRSGRAPKTGLLPGVSNMAAFPLLFPLLAGCVAAAVHPSRHRPSCRIVGTSVACSDLSLTSAPANLPSGVQVLDLSHNQLQNLSRDSLADHMGLRHLDLHGNKIHFIQPGLFEEMRDLKVLDLSGNRLNVFAQAKIHIGPLSAVKSLDLSSNGLYTAMSDFFLNDSPSLVELSLNSNSITKIAQNTFSGALSLRKISLHNNVILEIEDGAFDSLDGLSELDLSKNSITCITDFNLSRLRALNLSRNSLELFQSTRSAEPYHLAFLDLSENKLPYFPLLPTNNTIQHLDLSRNRLQSVEVMDMADTKMPETVLTHLKHLDLSYNRLTGLPQSFFNTMMSLEVLNVSNNCIISFSVTDKDLLPTAKIVNFSYNSLQILFLGEGTLQALEELFLQGNDLSTLAHRTFQRLPSLNLLQLQNNLKSLPYRAFANTPLNLLDLSLNPGLEIHRDSLAGLEHSLVQLFLRENNISILNTDMSSLRSLKLVDLSTNHLTRLPAWNRESSIETLNLHNNSLVTLDRTTMAALERSLKTLYVGDNPLSCCGNLDLVRLLQHSAVVVPDIEAATCILREDLEPVNIEKVTREMCRGRKKAHHIIVIVVMVFLAVIALGLLMKYCKSRKRKRIRRFSA
- the lrrc32 gene encoding transforming growth factor beta activator LRRC32 isoform X1; protein product: MRSGRAPKTGLLPGVSNMAAFPLLFPLLAGCVAAAVHPSRHRPSCRIVGTSVACSDLSLTSAPANLPSGVQVLDLSHNQLQNLSRDSLADHMGLRHLDLHGNKIHFIQPGLFEEMRDLKVLDLSGNRLNVFAQAKIHIGPLSAVKSLDLSSNGLYTAMSDFFLNDSPSLVELSLNSNSITKIAQNTFSGALSLRKISLHNNVILEIEDGAFDSLDGLSELDLSKNSITCITDFNLSRLRALNLSRNSLELFQSTRSAEPYHLAFLDLSENKLPYFPLLPTNNTIQHLDLSRNRLQSVEVMDMADTKMPETVLTHLKHLDLSYNRLTGLPQSFFNTMMSLEVLNVSNNCIISFSVTDKDLLPTAKIVNFSYNSLQILFLGEGTLQALEELFLQGNDLSTLAHRTFQRLPSLNLLQLQVNNLRVCPSETKADQNPSGCVSFSSVPKLRFLYLSQNNLKSLPYRAFANTPLNLLDLSLNPGLEIHRDSLAGLEHSLVQLFLRENNISILNTDMSSLRSLKLVDLSTNHLTRLPAWNRESSIETLNLHNNSLVTLDRTTMAALERSLKTLYVGDNPLSCCGNLDLVRLLQHSAVVVPDIEAATCILREDLEPVNIEKVTREMCRGRKKAHHIIVIVVMVFLAVIALGLLMKYCKSRKRKRIRRFSA